A window of the Candidatus Margulisiibacteriota bacterium genome harbors these coding sequences:
- the hisC gene encoding histidinol-phosphate transaminase — protein sequence MSQLARDCLKNLSKYIPGKQEEDVKEEFGLSSVIKLASNENPLGSSPKALSAAKKALKESSKYPDQHHVPLRNALADKFGLLPDNFVVGNGSDEIMLLIAQTFLSAGQEAVLSDNTFSVYEFVTKLMDGKPLHVVLKDHAYDIDGFVEKINSKTKLVFLCNPNNPTGTIVAAGKIEDLLSKVSKDTVVVVDEAYGDYCEREEFTSAAGLIGKYDNLIVLKTFSKIYGLAALRVGYGVASKKLIECLNLVKMPFNVNRIGQIAALAALDDAEFVKKSIKNNSLGKKYLYKELSKLGLSFLKTQANFIYIDLKRNAEEVFVKLMQRGIIIRPLNSFGLPTAIRVTIGKPFQNREFIRSLREIL from the coding sequence ATGAGCCAGCTGGCAAGAGACTGCCTGAAGAACCTTTCGAAATATATCCCCGGCAAGCAGGAAGAGGATGTCAAAGAAGAGTTCGGCTTAAGCAGTGTTATAAAGCTTGCCTCCAACGAAAACCCCCTCGGCTCCAGCCCAAAGGCTTTAAGTGCTGCTAAAAAGGCCCTCAAAGAGTCCTCAAAATATCCCGACCAGCACCATGTTCCTCTAAGGAACGCGCTGGCAGACAAGTTCGGCCTTCTTCCCGATAATTTTGTGGTTGGCAACGGCTCTGATGAAATCATGCTTTTGATCGCGCAGACTTTCCTTAGCGCAGGGCAGGAAGCCGTTCTGTCCGATAATACTTTCAGTGTCTACGAATTTGTGACTAAACTTATGGACGGCAAGCCGCTTCATGTAGTCTTAAAAGACCATGCTTACGATATTGACGGATTTGTGGAAAAGATAAACAGTAAAACAAAGCTGGTATTTCTATGCAATCCCAACAATCCGACAGGAACGATAGTAGCCGCAGGAAAGATAGAAGATCTATTGTCTAAAGTCTCTAAAGACACAGTAGTGGTCGTTGACGAGGCTTACGGGGACTATTGCGAGAGAGAAGAATTCACTTCTGCTGCCGGATTGATAGGCAAATATGATAATCTGATCGTTCTTAAGACCTTTTCAAAAATATACGGGCTTGCCGCATTGCGCGTGGGGTACGGAGTTGCCAGCAAAAAACTTATAGAGTGCCTTAATCTGGTCAAAATGCCGTTCAATGTGAACCGTATCGGTCAGATCGCCGCACTGGCAGCGCTTGACGACGCGGAATTCGTCAAAAAAAGCATTAAGAACAATTCCCTGGGCAAAAAATACCTGTATAAAGAACTGTCGAAACTAGGGCTCAGCTTTCTAAAGACCCAGGCGAATTTTATTTATATAGATCTCAAAAGGAACGCAGAAGAGGTCTTTGTCAAACTGATGCAGCGGGGGATAATAATAAGGCCTCTAAACTCGTTCGGCCTTCCCACGGCGATAAGGGTCACGATCGGCAAACCCTTCCAGAACAGGGAGTTCATCAGATCATTAAGGGAAATACTTTAG
- the gcvT gene encoding glycine cleavage system aminomethyltransferase GcvT has translation MSEPKRTALYQEHLRLGAKMVDFASWVMPVQYTGIIEEHNYARQGCGLFDIGHMGQIKTDDFDALQRLTSNDLAKLKDNRAQYSFVLNERGGILDDILVYRTGSEFLVIANASNADRVFSHFCRSSKKFKLLYDSSTAVAIQGPQAASIVQKLTKTDLSALKHRDCVWMEVLGVEVFASRSGYTGEDGFEFFFDRSYASRLWDGFISEGAKACGLGSRDSLRLEAGLPLYGHELDEDTTPLEAGLSFAVDLGKSEFTGKKALEEQRASGISKVLSGFEVLDKAIARQGCVLISKGRKIGAVTSGTFSPTLKKPVFMGYVEPGSVLPDGEITVQIREKLHPSKMVKLPFYKRYAKIS, from the coding sequence ATGTCCGAGCCAAAAAGAACAGCGCTTTATCAAGAGCACTTAAGGCTCGGGGCCAAAATGGTGGACTTTGCCTCCTGGGTCATGCCGGTACAGTATACAGGCATAATCGAAGAGCACAATTACGCCAGACAGGGCTGCGGGCTTTTTGATATAGGGCACATGGGCCAGATAAAGACCGACGACTTTGACGCTTTGCAGAGGCTTACCTCCAATGACCTGGCCAAATTAAAGGACAACCGCGCGCAGTATTCTTTTGTCCTTAACGAAAGAGGAGGCATCCTGGACGACATCCTTGTTTACAGGACCGGGAGCGAATTTCTGGTGATAGCCAATGCCTCCAACGCGGACAGGGTTTTTTCGCATTTTTGCCGCAGTTCAAAAAAGTTCAAACTACTCTATGATTCAAGCACCGCTGTGGCCATCCAGGGGCCTCAGGCGGCTTCTATTGTGCAAAAACTGACCAAGACCGACCTTTCCGCTTTAAAGCACAGGGATTGTGTATGGATGGAGGTCCTGGGGGTAGAGGTATTTGCTTCAAGGTCAGGGTATACTGGAGAGGACGGCTTTGAGTTCTTTTTTGACAGGTCTTATGCATCCCGGCTGTGGGACGGGTTCATTTCTGAAGGCGCAAAAGCGTGCGGCCTGGGATCCAGGGACAGCCTGCGGCTTGAAGCGGGACTCCCGCTCTACGGCCATGAACTGGACGAAGATACAACGCCTCTTGAGGCAGGCCTCTCTTTTGCCGTTGACCTTGGAAAAAGCGAATTTACCGGGAAAAAAGCTCTGGAGGAGCAGAGAGCCTCAGGCATAAGTAAAGTGCTCTCCGGATTTGAAGTCCTGGACAAGGCTATAGCCAGACAGGGCTGCGTATTGATATCAAAAGGCAGAAAGATCGGAGCTGTAACATCCGGGACATTTTCCCCGACTCTGAAAAAGCCGGTCTTTATGGGATATGTCGAGCCGGGCTCTGTTTTACCGGATGGAGAAATAACCGTGCAGATCAGGGAGAAACTGCACCCCTCAAAAATGGTAAAACTGCCGTTCTATAAAAGATATGCTAAAATTAGTTAG
- the gcvH gene encoding glycine cleavage system protein GcvH, with amino-acid sequence MKPEEIKYTKEHEWIAPDGTVGVSDYAQKELGDVVFVELPEAGKTLEAGQELCVLESVKAVSSVYSPVSGSVLKVNAALSSSPELVNREPYGSGWIAKLKIKEASQLESLMDLASYQKYLDELHPKH; translated from the coding sequence TTGAAACCGGAAGAGATAAAATATACCAAAGAACATGAATGGATAGCGCCAGACGGAACTGTGGGGGTGAGCGATTATGCTCAAAAAGAGCTCGGAGATGTGGTTTTTGTAGAGCTGCCGGAGGCCGGCAAAACGCTTGAGGCCGGACAGGAGCTCTGTGTCCTGGAATCGGTAAAGGCCGTATCAAGCGTTTACAGCCCTGTATCCGGAAGCGTTCTCAAAGTCAATGCCGCCCTGTCCTCGTCTCCGGAACTCGTCAACCGTGAGCCTTACGGAAGCGGTTGGATCGCAAAACTGAAGATCAAAGAAGCCTCTCAGCTTGAAAGCCTGATGGACCTGGCGTCCTACCAGAAGTACTTAGATGAGCTACATCCCAAACACTGA